CCGGGCGGGTTCGTGGCGCGGGGCGGTGCCCGCGTCGGTGGCTCTCAGCCGCCATCGCCCCGGGCGGCGTGCCGGTACGGGGCGTGTCTCGGTGGCGGGCGTGAGACCGGGCGGCAGTCTGCCCGGCGGGGGCCGAAACGCCCTCGCGCCGACCCGCCACTGGGCCGACCCTACGCACCCTGCGGATCCGCCCACTACGAGGCGGGCACACGGCTGGAAGGCCCGTGCACTGATAGCGGGTTCCGGAGGTTCGCCTCGCCTGAGACCGCTTGGCAGGCACCGCGCAGGACCGGGGCGCCGCAAGACACCGCGACGAGAAAGACGGCACCGGCCGGGGACCATGCCCGGTCGATGCCGCGGGCGCCGCGGGGATCGGATCCCGCGCGTTGACTGGCCGACACCTGGGTTCCCGCGGCGTCCCGCGTCCCGCGTGTTCGTCTCTTGGGCCATGCCCCCGGCGCCAACCGCGCGCGGGGATGATCGCGCATGGCGGGAGCGGCACCTCGCTGCCGGTTCCATCCCGCGCCGTCATTCCGGGGCGCCGCAGGCGAGCCCGGACCCAAAGGGGCACGCCGCAGGCGGGCAACCCAGAGCCGCCGGTGGTACCTGGTCCTGGGGCCTCGGCGTGTCTGGATCCCGGGCTCCGTTGCGCGGCCCCGGGATGACGGAGGAAATTCATACGGCGCCTCCCTGCCGGTCACGCCCCCGCGCCGTCATTCCGGGGCGCCGGAGGCGAGCCCGGACCCAAAGGGGCACGCCGCAGACGGGCAACCCAGAGCCGCTGTTGGTGCCATGTCTTGGCGCCTCGGCGTGTCTGGATCCCGGGCTCCGCCGCGCGGCCCCGGGATGACGGAGCGGAGGGCGCGCGGTGACGATGAGGCGTGCCGGCGGGCGGCTCGGGCCCTCCGACGGACGGGTCTTGCCGGCCCACTCACAAGGGCATCACGCCGGAACCGGCTCGCGCGGCTCGGTGTGGTCGAACAGCCGGGGCGGCGCGATCTCGTCCCGGGCGCCCATCCGCTGGACGAGGTGGTCGGCCACCCGCAGGGCGTTGGCAATGATCGTCAGGGTCGGGTTCACGGCGCCGATCGACGGGAAGAAGCTCGCGTCGGTCACGTAGAGATTGTCGAGTTCGTGCGCCTTGCAGTTGCGGTCGAGCACGGAGTTCGCGGGATCGTCGCCGAATCTGAGCGTTCCGGCTTGGTGCGCGGTGCCGCCGATCGGGACGTTCTTGCCGAGATAGAGCGAGCGGTCGAACAGGTGCGGATGGATGTCGGTGAAGGCGCAGATCTCCTGCAGCTTGTGCCGCAGCCGCTTGTGCGCCTCGACGTTCGTCTCGGTGAGATCGAGATGGACCTTGCCGTCCCGGTAGTAGATCCGGTTCTGAGCCAGAGGAATGTCTTCCGAGGTCAGCCAGAAATCCACCGAATGCTTGGCGATCCAGTCGAAGGGCTTGTTGGGAAACCATTGCAGGAAGCCCGGCAGGCCCTCGCCATGGATCTGAGCCCCGTCGGACTTGCCGACCATCTGGATGTGCCCGAGCGGGAAATCCCACCCATCCTTCGGATCCGGGTCGCCGAAATAGAAGTCGTTGAGCCCGAGGGTCTTCTGGAACCGGGTCGGGTTCGGCGTCTTCGAGATCGCCAGCACCGTCGAATTGTTGTGGCGCATGTAGTTGCGGCCGACTTGGTCCGAGCCATTGGCCAGGCCGTTCGGGTGCCGGTCGCTCGCCGAGCGCAGCAGCAGCAGGGCCGAGGAGAGCGCGCCGCAGGCCACCACGACGATGTCGGCGGAGGCCTCGAAGGGATCGCCGTCACGGGTGCCGACGACACCGGTCACCGTGCGGCCCGCGGCGTCCGTGACGAGACGCTCGATATAGGTGCGGGTGAGGAGCGTGAGGTTCGGGCAGTCCCGCAGGGCGGGGTCGACCACCATGGTCTGCGCATCCGACTTGCCGTTGGTCGGGCAGGGGAAGCCGTCGAAGGATTCGCACTTGATGCAGGGCGAGGTCGAGACCGCCCGCCCGTCCTTCTCGGCGAGCCGCACGCCCACCGGCAGGTGGAACGGGTGATGGCCGGCCTGCTTGAGATTGTCGAACAGCTCTTGGATCCGCGGCTCGTGCGAGACCGGCGGATGGGCGTAGGGCTTGTTCGACCACGGCTCGGTGGGATCCTCACCGCGCAGGCCGTGGACGTGGAACAGTTCCTCCGCGGCCTGATAATACGGCTCGAATTCGTCGTAGCCCACCGGCCAGGCCGGCGCGATGCCGTCCTGATGGCGGATCTCGGCGAAGTCCTTCTCGCGCAGCCGGAACAGGACCGAGCCGTAGAACTTCGAGTTCCCGCCGACGTAGTAGTGCAGCCCCGGATGGAAGCTGCTGCCGTCCGAGGAGTACCACGTCTCCTTGGCCTGGTAGTAACCGTCGGCGATCACGGCCTGGCTGTCCCAGTTCCGCGGCTCGCGCAGGAGATAGTCGCCGCGCTCGATCAGCAGGATGCGCTTGCCGGTCTGGGCCAGGCGCCACGCCATCGTCCCGCCGCCCGGGCCGGACCCGACGATGATGACGTCATAATGCTCGCCGGGCATGTGCGGTCTCCGTCCGGGCCTTTGTCTTGGCCTTTGTCCTGGCCTTGGTCTTGGCAGGCAACTCGCGAGCCGCTGTTCGGATCGCGCCGTGGCGACGTTTCCGGCAGATACGCCCGAGCCGCGGCCGGTCGAGGGCGGCCGTGCCGCTCCAGGCGCGCACCGCCCCGCATTCGGCGAATGCCGCAACAGCCGGTTAAGCGCCTTTCCCAACTCCGCCTTCAGCTTCGCCTGCGATCCTGCACCGAACCGGCCTGCCGCCGGGGAGGCACGGATGATCAAGGATATCGCGCTGGTCCTGGCACTCCTGATCGCCGCGATCCTGGCCCTGGGACGCTGGCGGGGGCGCGGTGTGCCCGCCGACGAGAACGAGGCCGAGCGGATGCACGACCGCCTCTGGCGGATCAGCGAGAGCGAGGACCGCTATCGTGCCCTGGTCGCGGCGACCACGGAGGTCATCGTCCAGCGGGATGCGAGCGGCCGGATCACCTACGCCAACGAGGATTTCGCCCGGCTTCTCGGCCGCGAGCCGATCACGCTGCTCGGCTCGCAGATCGACTTGGAGATCCTGGAGCGCGGCGCGGTCGAGATCGGGGAGGACGGCGTGCGCCGCATGGAGGCGCAGGTCCGCTCGGTCGACGGACGGGTCCGCTGGTTCGCCTTCGTGGAGATGCCGGTGGCGCACGGCGACGCGATGCACTGGCTGCGCGCCGGCCGGGACGTGACGGCACGCGTCGAGGCGATCCGCAGCCGCGATGCCGCCCTGGAGAAGGCCGAGGCGGCGAGCGTCGCGAAATCGCGCTTCCTGGCCACCATCAGCCACGAGATGCGCACGCCGCTCAACGGCATCCTGGGAATGGCCGATCTCGTCCTCGGGACCGATCTCAATCCGGAACAGCGCACCTATGTCGAGGCCGTGCGGACCAGCGGACAGGCGCTGCTCGGCCTGATCGACGGCGTGCTCGACTTCTCCCGCATCGAGGCCGGCCGTCTCGATCTCGCGGCCGAGCCCTTCGACCTGCCGGCGCTCGCCGAGGGCGTGGTCGAGCTGCTGGCGCCCCGCGCCCAGGACAAGGGTATCGAGATCGCCCTCGACGTCGCCGAGGACGTGCCCCTGAGCCTGCTGGGCGACGCCGACCGGGTGCGGCAGATCCTGATCAACCTCGCCGGCAACGCCATCAAATTCACGGAACGCGGCGGCGTCGGCGTGAGCCTGACCTTCACGCGCTCCGAGGCG
This window of the Methylobacterium tardum genome carries:
- a CDS encoding GMC oxidoreductase; translation: MPGEHYDVIIVGSGPGGGTMAWRLAQTGKRILLIERGDYLLREPRNWDSQAVIADGYYQAKETWYSSDGSSFHPGLHYYVGGNSKFYGSVLFRLREKDFAEIRHQDGIAPAWPVGYDEFEPYYQAAEELFHVHGLRGEDPTEPWSNKPYAHPPVSHEPRIQELFDNLKQAGHHPFHLPVGVRLAEKDGRAVSTSPCIKCESFDGFPCPTNGKSDAQTMVVDPALRDCPNLTLLTRTYIERLVTDAAGRTVTGVVGTRDGDPFEASADIVVVACGALSSALLLLRSASDRHPNGLANGSDQVGRNYMRHNNSTVLAISKTPNPTRFQKTLGLNDFYFGDPDPKDGWDFPLGHIQMVGKSDGAQIHGEGLPGFLQWFPNKPFDWIAKHSVDFWLTSEDIPLAQNRIYYRDGKVHLDLTETNVEAHKRLRHKLQEICAFTDIHPHLFDRSLYLGKNVPIGGTAHQAGTLRFGDDPANSVLDRNCKAHELDNLYVTDASFFPSIGAVNPTLTIIANALRVADHLVQRMGARDEIAPPRLFDHTEPREPVPA